A genome region from Salvia splendens isolate huo1 chromosome 19, SspV2, whole genome shotgun sequence includes the following:
- the LOC121779323 gene encoding uncharacterized protein LOC121779323 — translation MRFFKRIAGLLGLGKDEDQHHRDGDASAEAAAPPPFSAQSAAAATASAQHLPRRGFSVPVQVPVERGPPAPLLLFCPSGDGGVQGLRWYARRLKMDEDGDVADEFLDEVSPDTLRSVGAHKSPAPRFEVKNSTKPVKVRNLELLPNGKIQHLVEHHGKLEWLRDKD, via the exons ATGAGGTTCTTTAAGAGAATCGCTGGTTTGTTGGGGTTAGGGAAAGACGAAGATCAGCACCACCGCGACGGCGACGCTTCTGCTGAGGCAGCCGCTCCGCCTCCGTTCTCTGCCCAATCCGCCGCGGCAGCTACTGCTTCAGCTCAGCATCTCCCACGCAGAGGCTTCAGTGTTCCCGTTCAGGTCCCCGTCGAGCGGGGCCCACCCGCTCCGCTTCTCTTATTTTGCCCCTCCGGAGATGGTGGAGTTCAG GGCTTGAGGTGGTATGCTAGGCGCCTTAAAATGGATGAAGATGGAGATGTTGCCGATGAgttccttgatgaagtgtcaCCAGATACGTTAAGAAGTGTGGGAGCACATAAGAGCCCTGCACCAAGGTTTGAAGTAAAGAACAGCACAAAACCTGTCAAAGTGAGGAATCTGGAATTGCTACCTAACGGTAAAATTCAACATCTCGTGGAGCACCATGGCAAGCTGGAGTGGCT AAGAGATAAGGACTGA
- the LOC121779317 gene encoding protein S-acyltransferase 8-like produces the protein MAKRVYQVWKGNNIFFLSGRLIFGPDARSLLVTLLLLIAPVVIFCVFVARHLRHHFSSYNAGYAIIVAAIVFTIHVLVLLFLTSSRDPGIVPRNSHPPEEEFRYDTSASVEVGGRQTPSLQFPRTKEVMVNGLPIRVKYCDTCMLYRPPRCSHCSICNNCVERFDHHCPWVGQCIGMRNYRYFFCFVSSAALLCIFVFSISAFYIKVLMDDHKGTVWMAMKESPVSVILMGYCFISLWFVGGLTGFHLYLISTNQTTYENFRYRADNRINVYDRGCLNNFSEVFCTTVKPSKNNFRALVQEESQRPPMPTSRDNAEPEEPGDGRRMKVEDDLDIGGDLLKISQRHNIEDIEADIRGRGSDVPHHNSSEGDSVLGSDRRPPGVQSEPTRHPSWGQSGSWEIGNEGNFANSKEALQSV, from the exons ATGGCTAAGCGCGTGTACCAAGTATGGAAGGGTAACAAT ATCTTTTTCCTGAGTGGGAGGTTGATTTTTGGCCCCGATGCAAGATCACTGCTTGTCACCTTATTGTTGCTCATTGCCCCTGTCGTTATCTTTTGTGTTTTTGTCGCAAGGCATCTTCGTCATCATTTCTCGTCCTACAATGCAGGATATGCAATCATTGTAGCTGCTATAGTCTTCACCATTCAT GTTCTAGTTTTGTTGTTTCTAACCTCATCCCGAGATCCTGGGATTGTGCCACGTAATTCACACCCTCCAGAAGAAGAATTTCGTTATGATACTTCTGCGTCAGTGGAGGTTGGTGGACGGCAGACACCAAGCCTCCAGTTCCCTCGAACCAAAGAAGTAATGGTCAATGGACTCCCTATCAGAGTTAAATATTGTGATACCTGTATGCTATATCGTCCTCCTCGTTGCTCACACTGCTCGATTTGCAATAATTGTGTGGAGCGTTTTGATCATCACTGCCCTTGGGTAGGCCAGTGCATAGGAATG CGAAACTACCGTTATTTCTTCTGTTTTGTTTCCTCGGCAGCACTTCTTTGCATCTTTGTGTTTTCAATATCAGCTTTCTATATCAAGGTTTTGATGGATGATCATAAAGGTACTGTGTGGATGGCAATGAAAGAATCTCCTGTATCTGTGATTCTGATGGGTTACTGTTTCATATCGTTATGGTTTGTTGGTGGGCTGACTGGATTTCACCTTTATCTAATAAGCACAAATCAG ACAACCTATGAGAATTTCCGCTACAGAGCTGACAACAGGATCAATGTCTATGATCGTGGTTGCTTAAACAACTTTTCCGAAGTATTTTGTACAACGGTGAAGCCCTCAAAGAACAACTTCCGAGCTTTGGTGCAGGAGGAATCCCAGAGGCCACCGATGCCCACTTCAAGGGACAATGCTGAGCCAGAGGAACCTGGAGATGGCCGACGTATGAAGGTGGAAGATGATTTAGACATCGGTGGAGATCTTTTGAAGATCTCACAGCGTCATAACATTGAAGACATTGAAGCGGACATTCGTGGTAGAGGGAGCGACGTGCCCCATCACAATTCATCTGAAGGAGATTCCGTGTTGGGTTCTGACAGACGCCCCCCTGGCGTGCAATCAGAACCAACACGACATCCAAGTTGGGGGCAAAGTGGGAGCTGGGAAATCGGCAATGAGGGCAACTTTGCCAATTCGAAAGAAGCATTGCAGTCAGTGTGA
- the LOC121779319 gene encoding phytosulfokine receptor 2-like: MEQTLQAILAAIASFFVVTLILCIILIFCNTESKHYRHRSHPSPSFFDSFDPSLPHVSMQELVAATQNFSKDLIIGDGSFGLVYKAHLRRSDTVVAVKKLSPDAFQGLREFQAEIETLAKIRHPNIVRILGYCATGQDRVLIYEFIEKGSLDQWLYDTSDNDDADVEFAPLTWHSRMGLVRGVAEGLAYMHHELAIPIIHRDIKASNVLLDSGFGAHIADFGLARRVEGPHSHVSTQVAGTMGYMPPEYVEGFAAATMAGDVYSFGVLVVEVVTGRRPSFPFPGEDGREVRLMEWAKAMAGKGRYVEMVDGCIAREDLEKGVVEEVVKIGLECAHHHIKNRPTMNQVVEQLNHILGVVGSSKFF, from the coding sequence ATGGAGCAAACCCTCCAAGCAATCCTCGCCGCCATCGCCAGCTTCTTCGTCGTCACCCTAATCCTCTGCATCATCCTCATCTTCTGCAACACCGAATCCAAGCACTACCGCCACCGCTCTCACCCGAGCCCCTCCTTCTTCGACAGCTTCGACCCGAGCCTCCCCCACGTCTCGATGCAGGAGCTCGTCGCCGCGACGCAGAACTTCTCCAAAGACCTCATCATTGGCGACGGCAGCTTCGGCCTCGTCTACAAGGCTCACCTCCGCCGCTCCGACACCGTCGTCGCCGTGAAGAAGCTCTCCCCCGACGCCTTCCAGGGCCTCCGCGAATTCCAAGCCGAGATCGAAACCCTAGCCAAGATCCGCCACCCGAATATAGTCCGGATCCTCGGGTACTGCGCCACGGGTCAGGATCGGGTCCTGATTTACGAGTTCATCGAGAAAGGCAGCCTCGACCAATGGCTATACGACACGTCGGATAATGATGACGCTGACGTGGAATTCGCTCCGCTGACGTGGCATTCGCGGATGGGATTGGTGAGAGGGGTAGCGGAGGGGCTGGCGTACATGCACCACGAGCTGGCGATCCCGATCATCCACAGGGACATCAAGGCGAGCAACGTGTTGCTGGACTCGGGGTTCGGGGCCCACATCGCGGACTTCGGGCTGGCGAGGCGGGTGGAGGGGCCCCACTCGCACGTGTCGACGCAGGTGGCGGGGACCATGGGGTACATGCCGCCCGAGTACGTGGAGGGGTTTGCGGCGGCGACGATGGCGGGGGATGTGTACAGCTTCGGGGTgctggtggtggaggtggtgacGGGGAGGAGGCCGAGCTTCCCGTTCCCCGGGGAGGACGGGAGGGAGGTGAGGCTGATGGAGTGGGCGAAGGCGATGGCGGGGAAGGGGAGGTATGTGGAGATGGTGGATGGATGCATTGCGAGGGAGGATTTGGAGAAGGGCGTGGTCGAGGAGGTTGTCAAGATTGGGCTCGAGTGTGCGCATCACCACATCAAGAATAGGCCTACCATGAATCAAGTGGTGGAGCAGTTGAATCACATTTTGGGTGTTGTTGGATCGTCTAAATTCTTTTGA
- the LOC121779322 gene encoding uncharacterized protein LOC121779322 isoform X2: MRVAPWSQYQLVDQETDLQLAPVKNRLVRGCASFVCIGRHAAGREKSFPLKVGPTQNQEVLPETVVIDESKVQVNSVDDPVNYNENIRAIVSLKSSLKKSANIGPVARAADSGNSNKHEADTGQLERRKVQWTDTTGGELFEIREFEMSEDGSGDEFDYLTTKSCSCRIM; the protein is encoded by the exons ATGAGAGTAGCGCCGTGGAGCCAGTACCAGTTGGTAGACCAAGAGACTGATCTCCAGCTGGCTCCTGTGAAGAACCGGCTAGTCCGCGGGTGCGCCTCCTTTGTGTGCATTGGTCGCCATGCCGCTGGACGTGAAAAATCGTTTCCTCTTAAAGTTGGACCGACTCAAAACCAAGAAGTTTTGCCGGAGACTGTAGTTATTGATGAGAGTAAAGTTCAAGTGAATTCTGTTGATGATCCAGTTAATTACAATGAAAATATTAGGGCGATAGTTAGTCTTAAGAGTAGCCTGAAGAAGTCAGCAAATATTGGTCCGGTTGCTCGTGCTGCTGATAGTGGAAACTCCAACAAGCATGAAGCGGACACAGGTCAGTTGGAGAGGAGGAAAGTGCAATGGACGGACACAACTGGGGGAGAGCTTTTTGAGATACGAGAATTTGAGATGAG TGAAGATGGATCGGGCGATGAATTTGATTATTTGACTACAAAGAGTTGCTCATGCAGAATAATGTAG
- the LOC121779322 gene encoding uncharacterized protein LOC121779322 isoform X1: protein MRVAPWSQYQLVDQETDLQLAPVKNRLVRGCASFVCIGRHAAGREKSFPLKVGPTQNQEVLPETVVIDESKVQVNSVDDPVNYNENIRAIVSLKSSLKKSANIGPVARAADSGNSNKHEADTGQLERRKVQWTDTTGGELFEIREFEMRCSSRKQGCTLRLIWYLLSCKMDRAMNLII from the exons ATGAGAGTAGCGCCGTGGAGCCAGTACCAGTTGGTAGACCAAGAGACTGATCTCCAGCTGGCTCCTGTGAAGAACCGGCTAGTCCGCGGGTGCGCCTCCTTTGTGTGCATTGGTCGCCATGCCGCTGGACGTGAAAAATCGTTTCCTCTTAAAGTTGGACCGACTCAAAACCAAGAAGTTTTGCCGGAGACTGTAGTTATTGATGAGAGTAAAGTTCAAGTGAATTCTGTTGATGATCCAGTTAATTACAATGAAAATATTAGGGCGATAGTTAGTCTTAAGAGTAGCCTGAAGAAGTCAGCAAATATTGGTCCGGTTGCTCGTGCTGCTGATAGTGGAAACTCCAACAAGCATGAAGCGGACACAGGTCAGTTGGAGAGGAGGAAAGTGCAATGGACGGACACAACTGGGGGAGAGCTTTTTGAGATACGAGAATTTGAGATGAG GTGTAGTTCTAGAAAGCAAGGTTGTACGCTTAGGTTGATCTGGTATCTGCTTTCGTGCAAG ATGGATCGGGCGATGAATTTGATTATTTGA
- the LOC121779322 gene encoding uncharacterized protein LOC121779322 isoform X4 encodes MRVAPWSQYQLVDQETDLQLAPVKNRLVRGCASFVCIGRHAAGREKSFPLKVGPTQNQEVLPETVVIDESKVQVNSVDDPVNYNENIRAIVSLKSSLKKSANIGPVARAADSGNSNKHEADTGQLERRKVQWTDTTGGELFEIREFEMRWIGR; translated from the exons ATGAGAGTAGCGCCGTGGAGCCAGTACCAGTTGGTAGACCAAGAGACTGATCTCCAGCTGGCTCCTGTGAAGAACCGGCTAGTCCGCGGGTGCGCCTCCTTTGTGTGCATTGGTCGCCATGCCGCTGGACGTGAAAAATCGTTTCCTCTTAAAGTTGGACCGACTCAAAACCAAGAAGTTTTGCCGGAGACTGTAGTTATTGATGAGAGTAAAGTTCAAGTGAATTCTGTTGATGATCCAGTTAATTACAATGAAAATATTAGGGCGATAGTTAGTCTTAAGAGTAGCCTGAAGAAGTCAGCAAATATTGGTCCGGTTGCTCGTGCTGCTGATAGTGGAAACTCCAACAAGCATGAAGCGGACACAGGTCAGTTGGAGAGGAGGAAAGTGCAATGGACGGACACAACTGGGGGAGAGCTTTTTGAGATACGAGAATTTGAGATGAG ATGGATCGGGCGATGA
- the LOC121779322 gene encoding uncharacterized protein LOC121779322 isoform X3, which yields MRVAPWSQYQLVDQETDLQLAPVKNRLVRGCASFVCIGRHAAGREKSFPLKVGPTQNQEVLPETVVIDESKVQVNSVDDPVNYNENIRAIVSLKSSLKKSANIGPVARAADSGNSNKHEADTGQLERRKVQWTDTTGGELFEIREFEMRCSSRKQGCTLRLIWYLLSCK from the exons ATGAGAGTAGCGCCGTGGAGCCAGTACCAGTTGGTAGACCAAGAGACTGATCTCCAGCTGGCTCCTGTGAAGAACCGGCTAGTCCGCGGGTGCGCCTCCTTTGTGTGCATTGGTCGCCATGCCGCTGGACGTGAAAAATCGTTTCCTCTTAAAGTTGGACCGACTCAAAACCAAGAAGTTTTGCCGGAGACTGTAGTTATTGATGAGAGTAAAGTTCAAGTGAATTCTGTTGATGATCCAGTTAATTACAATGAAAATATTAGGGCGATAGTTAGTCTTAAGAGTAGCCTGAAGAAGTCAGCAAATATTGGTCCGGTTGCTCGTGCTGCTGATAGTGGAAACTCCAACAAGCATGAAGCGGACACAGGTCAGTTGGAGAGGAGGAAAGTGCAATGGACGGACACAACTGGGGGAGAGCTTTTTGAGATACGAGAATTTGAGATGAG GTGTAGTTCTAGAAAGCAAGGTTGTACGCTTAGGTTGATCTGGTATCTGCTTTCGTGCAAG TGA